A stretch of the Esox lucius isolate fEsoLuc1 chromosome 2, fEsoLuc1.pri, whole genome shotgun sequence genome encodes the following:
- the LOC105029584 gene encoding tumor protein p53-inducible protein 11, producing the protein MSSKTHPPLMKKHSQTDLVSRLKTRKMLGVGGEDDDGEVHRSKISQMLGNEMKFGVREPIGLRIWIFMSAVLFTTIAFIALAFPSQLYEFVFEIRTTRISIRLYGGALLSVSLIMWKGLYTAEKAIIQWTLLTEACLFAVQFLVTTITLMELGLLSNSAIVLLLSEVLFLIITLLYYYHLGRRTKKTQNHTFSSCD; encoded by the exons ATGAGCAGCAAGACCCACCCCCCGCTAATGAAGAAGCACAGCCAGACGGATCTGGTGAGTCGCCTGAAAACCCGGAAGATGCTGGGGGTCGGCGGAGAGGATGATGACGGAGAGGTTcacaggtcaaag ATCAGTCAGATGCTTGGAAACGAGATGAAGTTTGGTGTACGCGAGCCAATCGGCCTCAG AATATGGATTTTCATGTCTGCTGTCCTATTCACGACTATAGCCTTCATA GCTCTGGCGTTTCCCAGTCAGCTGTATGAGTTTGTGTTCGAGATTCGCACCACCAGGATCTCCATTCGACTGTACGGAGGAGCGCTGCTCA GTGTGTCCTTGATCATGTGGAAAGGTCTGTACACGGCAGAGAAGGCCATCATCCAGTGGACCCTGTTGACCGAGGCCTGCCTCTTCGCTGTCCAGTTCCTAG TGACCACCATCACCCTGATGGAGCTGGGTCTGCTGTCCAACTCGGCCATCGTCCTCCTCCTCAGCGAAGTCCTTTTCCTCATCATCACACTCCTGTACTATTACCATCTGGGCCGTCGGACCAAGAAGACTCAGAATCATACATTTAGCAGCTGTGATTAG